GCGCAAACACATGAAAACAGATACTTTATCAATTGAAGGGTACGGGGTGGTACATAAAGTCCATCTTCGGAGCTAGATAGCCAGCAAGCGTCCCGCCGCGGCCAACGAACTGCTCGCATCCTGGAGCAGCGGGACAAACTGCCGGAATCCGTTTATCTCATGAGCTGAAAGAGGTCTTGTTGGTTTGCCAGGGTATTCATGACGCTAAGCAAGGCCTGATGTTGAGTCTCGGCAGACGACAGTTGCGTCGCCACTACCGCCGGATTTGCGGAGACCAGACTGCCCTGCGCCACCAGAAGCTGACTTTCACTGGTCTGTGCAAAGGTACTGGCGGAGTTGAGCCGACTCAAAGAGCTATCGAGTATTTGCCGCTGATCGGACAGTTGACCAAGAGCGGTGGTGAGCGCGGCCGTATCGGTCGAGAGGCTCGCGGTCGAGGCGCCACTCGAAATATCGCCGATCAATTGACTCAGAGCGCCCATAATCCCGGTGGTTCCCGAACCGAAGACAGAGGAGCCCGGCAGATTGATTGGAAGCTTTTGTCCGCCTGGCACTTCGACGGTTTGCACATTGGTGTCGCCGGCGTAGGTAGCTGTCGCTGGAGTGGCGACGGTATTGAGCGTAAAAGGCTGAACGGACCCCTGGCTACCGCTGAACAGATATTGCCCCTGATAACTGGTATTCGCCAGCGAGACCACCTCACTGAGAATTCCGCTGAGCGATTGAGCAACGCTGGCGTTGTTCGATGCGTTCTGCGTTCCGTTGTTGGCTTCCACCGCGAGCGAGAGCGCCTTGTCGATCTGAGTCACCACGTCGCCCAAAGTCGAGTCTGCCACCTGCATCATCGATCCCACCCCGGTAGCTGACTGAACGAACGTGTCCGCTTGTTCGATCTGACTGGCCAGGAGGGTGCTTTGCGCAACGGCAACCGGATTGTCCTGAAGAGATTGGATACTTAGTCCGCTTGATAGCTCGGACGTCAGGTTGTTAATCATGGAGCTGGACTGGTTGAGTGCCCCGGTAAGGCTGCTGAGATAAGTTGGATCTACTCGCAAGATGCGCTCCTGATTGGTAGTTCGTTAAGTCGAAGAGTGCCTGGGCCTACTAGGTCACTGTCGTTTGTTCACCAAGATTGATTGCGCTCGCCATCAGAGTGTCAACGATCGAGAACACCTGAGATGCCGCTTGATAGGAGCGCTGATATTGCGTTAGATTCGATGCTTCTTCATCGGAAGACACACTCGAGAGCGAATTGCGCTGCGTCGTAAGCTGAGTGAGCGTAGCCTGCTGGGTTGTATTCTCCGTGGTCGCTCCAGATGCATCGCTGCCAACCTGATCGAGGAATGAGGCGAGGAAACCTGTGGCCGTCTGGCTCCCAACCACGTTCGTCGTAGAAAGATCGGCGAGAGTAGTGGCATTGCCGTTGCCCGAAGACCCCTCGCCCGCAGAAGCGGCCGCGACGGCCCCTGGGGCAGTTGCAGACACCGCAATCGATGCAGCAGAACCAGTCGCACTGCCCGGCAGGCTGAAGAGCGCCAATCCTGGGTTTCCGCTACTGTCAACACCCAGCTCGTTCTGCTGATTTACTGCAGTTCCAAGGGAAAAAGCTAAGTTATCTAATGCCGCTGAATAAGCCGGCAAGTACTGATCCCTCGCCTGCAAAGCACCACCCAGGTCTCCGCCGCTGAGGTTTGAAGTTACGTCCTGAGGAGGATCCCCTGCCAGCACGTCCGTGTTGCCTCCCACCTGCGTCGTGCTCACTTGAAAGGACTGATCACCGCTAACCAAAACTGCTCCACTGCTTGTTGTCAGAGCAATGCCGTTGTTTGAAGTTGAAATTTGATCCAGTCCAACGAGCTGAGACAGTTGATCGATATCCTCCTGCCGTTGGTCTTCGAGACTGCCAGCATCCCCATTTGGATTGCTGCTGGCGATCTTAGAATTAAGAGAGGCTATCGAAGATGTGAGGGAGTTTATCTGACTGACATCGCCGCTGACTTTCTGATTGAGACTAGTCGATATCTGGGAAAGCTGACTCGATGCGGTATTGAATGCGCCGGCTAACGCGCTCGCTGCTGTTAGTACTTTTTGCCGCGTTGCTGTGTCAGACGGATTAGCCTCCAGTGAAGACAGAGAACTGAAGAACCCGTTAATTGCGGTGCCAAGCTGAGACGACGCTACGGCTCCCGACCCCGTTGAAGCCGAGGTCAACCCGAATATGTTTTCTACCTGCTGCAAAGCAGTTTGAAGCGCTGTGCTCTGCGCCGTGGCCTGTGTTTGCTGCTGTACGCGCTGTTCAAGAACGCGATCCCTCTGAGACGAAACCGTAGCAGTGACGCCTGAGCTCTGGGCCATCCCACTGAGAGAGACGGAATCCCCCGACTGGAAACTTACGACCTCGCGCGTGTAGCCAGGCGTGAGTTGATTCGCAACGTTGTTAGCGGTCGCGTTCAGCGCAGCCTGGTCTGCCAGTAAAGCTTCGCTGGCTATATTCAATAATG
This Tunturibacter gelidoferens DNA region includes the following protein-coding sequences:
- the flgL gene encoding flagellar hook-associated protein FlgL, whose translation is MRVDPTYLSSLTGALNQSSSMINNLTSELSSGLSIQSLQDNPVAVAQSTLLASQIEQADTFVQSATGVGSMMQVADSTLGDVVTQIDKALSLAVEANNGTQNASNNASVAQSLSGILSEVVSLANTSYQGQYLFSGSQGSVQPFTLNTVATPATATYAGDTNVQTVEVPGGQKLPINLPGSSVFGSGTTGIMGALSQLIGDISSGASTASLSTDTAALTTALGQLSDQRQILDSSLSRLNSASTFAQTSESQLLVAQGSLVSANPAVVATQLSSAETQHQALLSVMNTLANQQDLFQLMR
- the flgK gene encoding flagellar hook-associated protein FlgK encodes the protein MGTLTSLLNIASEALLADQAALNATANNVANQLTPGYTREVVSFQSGDSVSLSGMAQSSGVTATVSSQRDRVLEQRVQQQTQATAQSTALQTALQQVENIFGLTSASTGSGAVASSQLGTAINGFFSSLSSLEANPSDTATRQKVLTAASALAGAFNTASSQLSQISTSLNQKVSGDVSQINSLTSSIASLNSKIASSNPNGDAGSLEDQRQEDIDQLSQLVGLDQISTSNNGIALTTSSGAVLVSGDQSFQVSTTQVGGNTDVLAGDPPQDVTSNLSGGDLGGALQARDQYLPAYSAALDNLAFSLGTAVNQQNELGVDSSGNPGLALFSLPGSATGSAASIAVSATAPGAVAAASAGEGSSGNGNATTLADLSTTNVVGSQTATGFLASFLDQVGSDASGATTENTTQQATLTQLTTQRNSLSSVSSDEEASNLTQYQRSYQAASQVFSIVDTLMASAINLGEQTTVT